From Scleropages formosus chromosome 1, fSclFor1.1, whole genome shotgun sequence, a single genomic window includes:
- the slc38a7 gene encoding sodium-coupled neutral amino acid transporter 7 has translation MSRECVAINSEDPGERAWLLQSPSVEAEPQCGLQTGTEGGTSTLGAVFIVVNAALGAGLLNFPAAFSTAGGVTSGVALQMGMLVFIISGLVILGYCSQVSNETTYQEVVRAVCGRITGVICEVAIAIYTFGTCIAFLIIIGDQQDKLIAAVTHETDWSVSRPWYTNRMFTIFLTSVLIILPLSIPKEIGFQKYASAVSVIGTWYVTIVVIVKYIWPDAGVSPGYIPTSPSSWTAVFNAMPTICFGFQCHVSSVPVFNSMRRREIQHWGWVVTIGMVICLFVYTGTGVCGFLSFGSNVSQDVLMSYPSNDIVVAFARFFIIICVVTSYPILHFCGRAVLEGLWLRFHGESVEVDVTKERRRRVVQTVVWFSLTLILALFTPDIGRIISLIGGLAACFIFVFPGLCLIQAKLSEIQEVKPASWWGMVSYGVFMVTVGAFIFGQTTTNAIYHDTVRNSVE, from the exons ATGTCTAGGGAGTGCGTGGCCATCAACAGTGAGGATCCAGGAGAAAGGGCCTGGCTTCTGCAGAGCCCCAGCGTGGAGGCAGAACCCCAGTGCGGGTTGCAAACAGGCACAGAGGGAGGTACCTCTACCTTGGGTGCAGTTTTCATCGTGGTCAATGCTGCACTGGGGGCCGGCCTGCTCAACTTCCCTGCTGCATTCAGCACAGCTGGAGGAGTGACATCCGGGGTGGCACTCCAGATG GGCATGTTGGTCTTTATCATCAGCGGCCTGGTCATCCTGGGTTACTGCTCTCAGGTCAGTAATGAAACCACCTATCAGGAAGTGGTGCGGGCAGTCTGTGGCAGAATCACAGGGGTCATCTGCGAGGTGGCCATCGCCATCTACACCTTTGGCACCTGCATTGCCTTCCTCATCATTATTGGAGATCAGCAGGATAAGT TGATTGCAGCTGTGACCCATGAGACAGACTGGTCAGTCAGTCGTCCCTGGTACACCAACCGCATGTTCACTATCTTCCTGACCTCCGTGCTGATCATTCTGCCTCTCTCCATCCCCAAGGAGATCGGATTCCAGAAATATGCCAG TGCTGTGAGTGTCATTGGTACGTGGTACGTCACCATCGTTGTCATTGTGAAGTACATCTGGCCCGATGCAGGCGTGTCCCCGGGGTACATCCCCACAAG CCCTTCCTCCTGGACAGCAGTGTTCAACGCAATGCCCACCATCTGTTTTGGCTTCCAG TGCCATGTGAGCAGTGTGCCCGTGTTCAACAGCATGAGGAGGCGTGAGATACAGCACTGGGGATGGGTTGTCACAATAGGAATGGTCATCTGCCTCTTTGTTTATACTGGCACAG GTGTCTGCGGCTTCCTGTCCTTTGGCTCCAATGTGAGTCAGGATGTGTTGATGTCATATCCCTCCAATGACATTGTCGTGGCCTTTGCCAGGTTCTTCATTATCATCTGTGTTGTAACGTCATACCCCATTCTGCACTTCTGCGGGAG GGCGGTGTTAGAGGGCCTGTGGCTTCGATTCCATGGCGAGTCTGTGGAGGTGGACGTGACAAAGGAACGCCGGCGCAGGGTAGTGCAGACTGTCGTGTGGTTCTCCCTCACGCTCATCTTGGCACTCTTCACCCCTGACATCGGCCGCATCATCTCCCTCATAGGGGGCCTCGCTGCCTGCTTCATCTTTGTCTTCCCAG GTTTGTGTCTTATTCAGGCTAAATTGTCAGAGATTCAAGAAGTCAAACCAGCAAG ctGGTGGGGTATGGTGTCATATGGCGTCTTCATGGTCACTGTTGGAGCTTTCATCTTTGGCCAAACGACCACCAACGCTATCTACCATGACACCGTCCGCAACTCTGTAGAATAG